In Gasterosteus aculeatus chromosome 15, fGasAcu3.hap1.1, whole genome shotgun sequence, a single genomic region encodes these proteins:
- the ttc9 gene encoding tetratricopeptide repeat protein 9A encodes MIQAGHDGRGSRTDNSGGSPRLQHCAQPPASSGGGGSRTKDARYQQQLQRHHGGSMLKQPSLNEPADVVRRALDFKSQGTQCYKDKKYREAIGKYHRALLEIKGLCRVLGDPDTGSKPPSPLLPTISKSSTLTDEQKGAMENAELECYNSLAACLLQMELVNYERVKEYCLKVLYKEGKNFKALYRSGVAYYHLGDFQKALYYLKESNKQEPSDTNAIRYIQLTEMKIRRNAQREKKEAT; translated from the exons ATGATCCAGGCCGGGCACGACGGCAGAGGCAGCCGCACCGACAACAGCGGCGGCTCCCCGAGGCTCCAGCACTGCgcgcagcctcctgccagcagcggcggcggcggcagccggACCAAAGATGCCAGataccagcagcagctccagcggcATCATGGAGGGTCCATGCTGAAGCAGCCGTCGCTCAACGAGCCCGCCGACGTCGTGAGACGCGCGCTGGACTTCAAGAGCCAAGGCACCCAGTGCTACAAGGACAAGAAGTACCGGGAGGCGATCGGCAAGTACCACCGCGCTCTGCTGGAGATCAAGGGGCTGTGCAGGGTGCTGGGGGATCCGGACACCGGCTCCAAGCCGCCGTCCCCCCTGCTGCCCACCATCAGCAAGTCCAGCACGCTGACGGATGAGCAGAAGGGCGCCATGGAGAACGCGGAGCTGGAGTGTTACAACAGCTTGGCTG CCTGCCTGCTGCAAATGGAGCTGGTGAACTATGAGCGAGTGAAGGAATACTGTCTGAAGGTGCTTTACAAGGAAGGGAAGAACTTCAAGGCTCTGTACCGATCCGGCGTGGCCTACTACCACCTGGGAGACTTCCAGAAGGCCCTTTACTACCTGAAGGAGTCAAACAAACAGGAACCGTCAG ACACCAACGCCATCCGCTACATCCAATTGACAGAGATGAAGATTCGCCGAAATGCCCAAAGGGAAAAGAAGGAGGCGACATAA
- the med6 gene encoding mediator of RNA polymerase II transcription subunit 6, with the protein MTSSNHDKEPTENVVFVRRLVYIMAAVDFRDNLLGISWVDSGWVPILNPGNVLDYFSERSNPFYDRTCNNEVVKMQRLTLEHLNQMVGVEYILLHAQEPILYIIRKQQRQSPTQVIPLADYYIIAGVVYQAPDLGTVISSRALSAVHGIQSAFDEAMAYCRYHPSKGYWWHFKDQEEREKNKPKSKKKEEPSSLFQRHRVDTLLLDLRSKFPPTFYQPKPGEKPIPVEVKKEPEPPTEAVKQEEREPATKSAAPAPPSKPPPEKRARLQ; encoded by the exons ATGACGTCATCAAACCACGACAAGGAGCCCACTGAAAACGTCGTCTTTGTGAGACGTCTTGTTTACATCATGGCGGCGGTGGATTTCAGAG ACAACCTTCTTGGGATATCCTGGGTGGACAGCGGCTGGGTACCGATTCTCAACCCCGGGAACGTACTGGACTACTTCTCGGAGAGAAGTAACCCCTTCTACGACCGCACCTGTAATAATGAAGTAGTGAAGATGCAGCGGCTTACTCTGGAACATCTGAA CCAGATGGTGGGAGTGGAGTACATTCTTCTTCATGCTCAGGAGCCAATTCTTTATATAATCCGGAAACAACAAAGGCAGTCGCCAACACAAG TGATTCCTTTGGCTGACTACTACATCATAGCTGGAGTGGTGTATCAGGCCCCGGATCTCGGAACAGTAATCAGCTCCAGAGCA CTGTCTGCTGTCCATGGAATCCAGTCTGCTTTTGATGAGGCCATGGCGTATTGTCGCTATCACCCATCCAAAGGATACTGGTGGCACTTCAAGGACCAGGAAGAAAGAG aaaaaaacaaacccaagtcaaagaagaaggaggaaccGAGTTCCTTGTTTCAGAGGCACCGTGTGGACACGCTCCTTTTAGACCTCAGGTCAAAGTTTCCACCAACTTTTTACCAG CCCAAGCCCGGTGAGAAGCCAATTCCAG TTGAGGTGAAGAAAGAGCCCGAACCCCCCACAGAAGCGGTTAAACAAGAGGAAAGGGAACCAGCCACAAAGTCCGCCGCCCCAGCTCCTCCAAGCAAACCGCCCCCTGAGAAGAGGGCAAGACTACAGTGA